In a genomic window of Streptomyces sp. NBC_01231:
- a CDS encoding ABC transporter substrate-binding protein: MSTQVHGRGLSGPRRSRPRVARLTAVVGAATLTLSAGLATPLNPAPQQASAADSKSVLTVAVAQSVDSLSPFLAQRLVSTSIHRLMYEYLTNYDPKDNHAVPGLATKWEPSPDKLTWTYTIRSDSKWSDGQRATAEDAAWTFNTMMTDDGAATTNGSFVSNFRKVTAPSPTRLVIELKKPQATMTALDVPIVPKHVWEKVDDFSKFNNDKSFPVVGNGPFVLTDYKPDSYVRLKPNKTFWRGAPKFDELVFRYYKDQDAAVAALRKGEVSFVAGSPSLTPAQAASLKNEKNIRVNDAPGRRFYALATNPGAKAKNGRKFGDGDPSLLDERVRHALFMAVDRETIIDKVFQGHAVEGEGYIPPRFSQYFWKPSASQELAYDPAKAAQLLDQAGYKKNGSGKRLGKDGKPITYRVLCHATDPNDKAVGQYLEEWWGKLGIGVTLDCLDNVTDPWLAGTYDLAFDGWSVNPDPDFVLSIHTCAALPATPKDTGATDNFVCDRRYDDLYARQLAEYDPAKRATVVKQMESRLYDLGYMNVMAYPNAVEAYRTDQIKSIQTMPSAAGNIYGQDGYWSWWSAVPAASDGSSDDSGSTGALIGGVVAVVVLVGAGVFFVLRRRSTADDRE, translated from the coding sequence ATGAGCACACAAGTCCATGGCAGGGGGCTCTCGGGCCCGAGGAGATCACGGCCCCGCGTCGCCCGGCTCACGGCCGTCGTCGGTGCCGCCACCCTGACGTTATCGGCCGGGCTCGCGACCCCGCTCAACCCGGCGCCCCAGCAGGCCTCGGCCGCCGACAGCAAGAGCGTCCTGACCGTGGCGGTAGCCCAGAGCGTCGACTCGCTGAGCCCGTTCCTGGCGCAACGGCTGGTCAGCACCAGCATCCACCGGCTGATGTACGAGTACCTGACCAACTACGACCCCAAGGACAACCACGCCGTCCCCGGCCTGGCCACCAAGTGGGAGCCGTCCCCCGACAAGCTGACCTGGACCTACACCATCCGCTCGGACTCGAAGTGGTCGGACGGGCAGCGGGCCACCGCCGAGGACGCGGCCTGGACGTTCAACACGATGATGACCGACGACGGCGCCGCCACCACCAACGGCAGCTTCGTCTCCAACTTCAGGAAGGTCACCGCGCCCAGCCCGACGCGGCTGGTCATCGAGCTGAAGAAGCCGCAGGCCACCATGACCGCCCTCGACGTGCCGATCGTGCCGAAGCACGTCTGGGAGAAGGTGGACGACTTCTCGAAGTTCAACAACGACAAGAGCTTCCCCGTCGTCGGGAACGGGCCGTTCGTCCTCACCGACTACAAGCCCGACAGCTACGTACGCCTCAAGCCGAACAAGACCTTCTGGCGGGGCGCTCCGAAGTTCGACGAGCTCGTCTTCCGCTACTACAAGGACCAGGACGCCGCCGTGGCCGCCCTGCGCAAGGGCGAGGTCTCCTTCGTCGCCGGGTCCCCGTCGCTGACCCCCGCCCAGGCGGCCTCCCTGAAGAACGAGAAGAACATCCGCGTCAACGACGCCCCCGGCCGTCGTTTCTACGCCCTCGCCACCAACCCGGGCGCGAAGGCGAAGAACGGCCGGAAGTTCGGCGACGGCGACCCGTCCCTGCTGGACGAGCGGGTCAGGCACGCCCTGTTCATGGCGGTCGACCGCGAGACCATCATCGACAAGGTGTTCCAGGGGCACGCCGTCGAGGGCGAGGGATACATCCCGCCGCGCTTCTCGCAGTACTTCTGGAAGCCCTCCGCGAGCCAGGAACTGGCCTACGACCCCGCGAAGGCGGCCCAGCTCCTCGACCAGGCGGGCTACAAGAAGAACGGCTCCGGAAAACGCCTCGGCAAGGACGGCAAGCCGATCACGTACCGCGTCCTGTGCCACGCCACCGACCCCAACGACAAGGCGGTCGGCCAGTACCTGGAGGAGTGGTGGGGCAAGCTCGGCATCGGGGTCACCCTCGACTGCCTGGACAACGTCACCGATCCCTGGCTCGCGGGCACCTACGACCTCGCCTTCGACGGCTGGTCCGTCAACCCCGACCCGGACTTCGTCCTGTCGATCCACACCTGCGCGGCCCTGCCCGCCACCCCGAAGGACACCGGCGCCACCGACAACTTCGTCTGCGACAGACGGTACGACGACCTGTACGCGCGCCAGCTCGCCGAGTACGACCCCGCCAAACGGGCCACCGTCGTCAAGCAGATGGAGTCACGGCTGTACGACCTGGGGTACATGAACGTCATGGCGTACCCGAACGCCGTCGAGGCCTACCGGACCGACCAGATCAAGTCGATCCAAACGATGCCGAGCGCGGCGGGCAACATCTACGGCCAGGACGGCTACTGGAGCTGGTGGTCGGCCGTCCCCGCGGCATCGGACGGCTCCTCCGACGACTCCGGCTCGACCGGCGCGCTCATCGGCGGCGTCGTGGCCGTCGTGGTCCTCGTGGGCGCCGGGGTGTTCTTCGTACTGCGCCGCCGGTCCACCGCCGACGACCGTGAGTAG
- a CDS encoding ABC transporter permease: MPEPMPQEPYGSGGGRAAEDGAIAATGMGGAMDLATSEGETLEEERSGDTDGRDPDGPDGQGSSGKPRSLWSDAWRDLRRNPVFIISGLVIVFLVVISIWPSLIASGSPLKCDLAKAQEGSQPGAPFGYDGQGCNVYTRTVYGARTSVTVGVCASLGVGILGSVLGGLAGFFGGLPDSFLSRITDVFFAIPVVLGGLVLLSVVTSNTVWPVIGFMVLLGWPQVSRIARGSVITARQHDYVQAARALGASNSRILLRHIMPNAIAPVIVVATIALGTYIALEATLSYLGVGLKPPTVSWGIDISAASAYIRQAPHMLLWPAGALALTVLAFIMLGDAVRDALDPKLR, translated from the coding sequence ATGCCTGAGCCGATGCCGCAGGAGCCGTACGGGTCGGGCGGGGGCCGCGCCGCGGAGGACGGCGCGATCGCCGCGACCGGAATGGGCGGGGCGATGGACCTCGCCACGAGCGAGGGCGAGACGCTGGAGGAGGAGAGGTCGGGCGACACGGACGGACGTGACCCGGACGGACCGGACGGCCAGGGTTCGTCCGGCAAGCCCCGCAGCCTCTGGTCCGACGCCTGGCGCGACCTGCGCCGCAACCCCGTCTTCATCATCTCCGGCCTGGTGATCGTCTTCCTCGTCGTCATCTCGATCTGGCCGTCGCTGATCGCCTCCGGCAGCCCGCTCAAGTGCGACCTCGCCAAGGCCCAGGAGGGCTCCCAGCCGGGCGCGCCGTTCGGCTACGACGGCCAGGGCTGCAACGTCTACACCCGCACCGTCTACGGCGCCCGGACCTCCGTCACGGTCGGCGTCTGCGCGTCGCTCGGCGTGGGGATCCTCGGCTCGGTCCTCGGTGGGCTCGCCGGGTTCTTCGGCGGACTCCCGGACTCGTTCCTGTCCCGGATCACCGACGTCTTCTTCGCGATCCCCGTCGTCCTCGGCGGTCTGGTCCTGCTCTCCGTGGTGACCAGCAACACCGTCTGGCCGGTCATCGGGTTCATGGTGCTGCTGGGCTGGCCGCAGGTCTCCCGGATCGCCCGCGGCTCCGTCATCACCGCCAGACAGCACGACTACGTCCAGGCCGCACGGGCGCTGGGCGCCTCCAACTCCCGGATCCTGCTGCGGCACATCATGCCCAACGCCATCGCGCCGGTGATCGTCGTGGCGACCATCGCGCTCGGCACCTACATCGCGCTGGAGGCGACCCTGTCGTACCTCGGCGTGGGGCTGAAGCCGCCGACGGTCAGCTGGGGGATCGACATCTCCGCGGCGTCCGCCTACATCCGCCAGGCCCCGCACATGCTGCTCTGGCCGGCCGGGGCGCTCGCGCTCACCGTGCTCGCGTTCATCATGCTCGGCGACGCGGTGCGCGACGCCCTCGACCCGAAGCTGAGGTGA
- a CDS encoding dipeptide ABC transporter ATP-binding protein translates to MAATPEPILEVSGLVKHYPLTRGILFKKQVGAVKAVDGVDFTLNRGETLGIVGESGCGKSTVARMLVSLERPTAGEIRYRGEDIGTLSGKALKAVRRNIQMVFQDPYTSLNPRMTVGDIIGEPYDIHPEVAPKGDRRRKVQDLLDVVGLNPEYINRYPHQFSGGQRQRIGIARGLALRPEVIVADEPVSALDVSVQAQVINLMAGLQDEFELSYVFIAHDLSIVRHISDRVGVMYLGRIVETGRDAEIYDHPTHPYTQALLSAVPVPDPEAREHRERIILTGDVPSPTNIPSGCRFRTRCWKARQRCALEVPALAVPAEFRLLPGPAAHDSACHFAEEKQVVPPEEARDEASDDRAEGRE, encoded by the coding sequence ATGGCCGCGACACCTGAGCCGATCCTGGAGGTCAGCGGACTGGTCAAGCACTACCCGCTCACCCGGGGCATCCTGTTCAAGAAGCAGGTCGGCGCGGTCAAGGCCGTCGACGGCGTCGACTTCACCCTGAACCGGGGCGAGACGCTGGGCATCGTGGGCGAGTCCGGCTGCGGCAAGTCGACGGTCGCCAGGATGCTGGTCAGCCTGGAACGGCCGACGGCGGGGGAGATCCGCTACCGGGGCGAGGACATCGGCACACTGTCCGGGAAGGCCCTGAAGGCGGTCCGGCGCAACATCCAGATGGTGTTCCAGGACCCGTACACCTCGCTCAACCCGAGGATGACGGTCGGCGACATCATCGGGGAGCCGTACGACATCCACCCCGAGGTGGCCCCGAAGGGCGACCGGCGCCGCAAGGTGCAGGACCTCCTGGACGTCGTCGGCCTCAACCCGGAGTACATCAACCGGTACCCGCACCAGTTCTCCGGCGGCCAGCGCCAACGCATCGGCATCGCCCGGGGGTTGGCCCTGCGCCCCGAGGTCATCGTCGCCGACGAGCCGGTGTCCGCGCTCGACGTGTCGGTGCAGGCGCAGGTCATCAACCTGATGGCCGGCCTCCAGGACGAGTTCGAGCTGTCCTACGTCTTCATCGCGCACGACCTGTCGATCGTCCGGCACATCTCCGACCGGGTCGGGGTGATGTACCTCGGGCGGATCGTGGAGACCGGCAGGGACGCCGAGATCTACGACCACCCCACCCACCCCTACACGCAGGCGCTGCTGTCCGCCGTACCCGTCCCGGACCCGGAGGCCCGTGAACATCGCGAGCGGATCATCCTGACGGGCGACGTGCCGTCCCCGACGAACATCCCCTCCGGCTGCCGCTTCCGCACCCGCTGCTGGAAGGCGCGGCAGCGGTGCGCCCTGGAGGTGCCCGCACTCGCGGTGCCCGCCGAGTTCCGGCTCCTGCCCGGCCCCG
- a CDS encoding ABC transporter ATP-binding protein, with product MLLEVRDLHVEFRTRDGVARAVNGVDYGVDAGETLAVLGESGSGKSVTAQTVMGILDIPPGRITGGEVFFQGRDLLKLKEEERRRIRGEEMAMIFQDALSSLNPVLSVGDQLGEMFVVHRGMSRKDARARAVELMDHVRIPGAKERVKQYPHQFSGGMRQRIMIAMALALQPALIIADEPTTALDVTVQAQVMDLLAELQREYDMGLILITHDLGVVADVADRIAVMYAGRIIESAPVHDIYKAPAHPYTRGLLDSIPRLDQKGHELYAIKGLPPNLMHIPPGCAFNPRCPMAQDVCRTDVPPLYEVSEGRGSACHFWRECLDGRDT from the coding sequence ATGCTGCTCGAAGTGCGTGATCTGCACGTGGAGTTCCGGACCAGGGACGGCGTCGCCAGGGCCGTCAACGGCGTCGACTACGGCGTGGACGCCGGCGAGACGCTCGCCGTGCTCGGCGAGTCCGGCTCCGGCAAGTCGGTGACCGCGCAGACCGTCATGGGCATCCTCGACATCCCGCCGGGGCGGATCACCGGCGGCGAGGTCTTCTTCCAGGGCCGGGACCTGCTGAAGCTGAAGGAGGAGGAACGGCGGAGGATCCGCGGCGAGGAGATGGCGATGATCTTCCAGGACGCGCTGTCGTCGCTGAATCCCGTGCTTTCCGTCGGCGACCAGCTCGGCGAGATGTTCGTGGTCCACCGGGGCATGTCGCGCAAGGACGCGCGGGCCAGGGCGGTCGAGCTGATGGACCACGTCCGCATCCCCGGCGCCAAGGAGCGGGTGAAGCAGTACCCGCACCAGTTCTCCGGCGGTATGCGTCAGCGCATCATGATCGCGATGGCGCTCGCGCTCCAGCCCGCGCTGATCATCGCCGACGAACCCACCACCGCCCTCGACGTCACCGTCCAGGCCCAGGTCATGGACCTGCTCGCGGAGTTGCAGCGCGAGTACGACATGGGCCTCATCCTGATCACCCACGACCTCGGTGTGGTCGCCGACGTCGCCGACCGGATCGCCGTCATGTACGCAGGGCGGATCATCGAGTCGGCCCCGGTCCACGACATCTACAAGGCGCCCGCCCACCCGTACACCCGAGGCCTGCTGGACTCCATCCCGCGCCTGGACCAGAAGGGCCACGAGCTCTACGCCATCAAGGGCCTGCCGCCCAACCTCATGCACATCCCGCCCGGTTGCGCCTTCAACCCGCGCTGCCCGATGGCCCAGGACGTGTGCCGCACCGACGTGCCCCCGCTCTACGAGGTGTCCGAGGGCCGGGGCAGCGCCTGCCACTTCTGGAGGGAGTGCCTGGATGGCCGCGACACCTGA
- a CDS encoding ABC transporter permease yields MGRYVVRRLLQMVPVFIGATLLIFLMVNVMGDPVAGLCGERQCDPATAAQLKKEFGLDKPVWQQYLTYMGNVFTGDFGTAFNGQEVTELMATAFPVTIRLTVVAILFEVVIGITLGVVTGLRRGRPVDTSVLLLTLVVISIPTFVTGLLLQLLLGVEWGWIKPSVSTEATFGELIVPGLVLASVSLAYVTRLTRTSIAENKRSDYVRTAVAKGLPRRRVITRHLLRNSLIPVVTFIGADIGALMGGAIVTERIFNIHGVGYQLYQGILRQNTQTVVGFVTVLVLVFLIANLIVDLLYAVLDPRIRYA; encoded by the coding sequence ATGGGACGGTACGTCGTCCGGCGTCTGCTCCAGATGGTCCCGGTGTTCATCGGGGCCACCCTGCTGATCTTCCTCATGGTGAACGTGATGGGCGACCCCGTCGCGGGCCTGTGCGGTGAGAGGCAGTGCGACCCGGCGACGGCGGCCCAGCTGAAGAAGGAGTTCGGCCTCGACAAGCCGGTCTGGCAGCAATACCTGACCTACATGGGCAACGTCTTCACCGGCGACTTCGGCACCGCGTTCAACGGCCAGGAGGTCACCGAGCTGATGGCGACGGCCTTCCCGGTCACCATCCGGCTGACGGTCGTGGCGATCCTCTTCGAGGTCGTCATCGGCATCACCCTGGGTGTCGTCACCGGACTGCGGCGCGGCCGGCCCGTCGACACCTCGGTCCTGCTGCTGACCCTCGTGGTGATCTCGATCCCCACCTTCGTCACCGGTCTGCTGCTCCAGCTGCTGCTCGGCGTCGAATGGGGCTGGATCAAACCGTCGGTGTCGACCGAGGCCACGTTCGGCGAGCTGATCGTGCCGGGGCTGGTCCTGGCCTCCGTCTCGCTCGCCTACGTGACCCGCCTGACCCGCACGTCCATCGCGGAGAACAAGCGGTCCGACTACGTCCGTACGGCCGTCGCCAAGGGACTGCCGAGGCGGCGCGTCATCACCCGGCACCTGCTGCGCAACTCCCTGATCCCCGTGGTCACCTTCATCGGCGCCGACATCGGCGCCCTGATGGGCGGCGCGATCGTCACCGAGCGGATCTTCAACATCCACGGCGTGGGCTACCAGCTCTACCAGGGGATCCTGCGCCAGAACACGCAGACCGTCGTCGGCTTCGTGACGGTGCTCGTCCTGGTGTTCCTCATCGCCAACCTGATCGTCGACCTTCTGTACGCCGTCCTCGACCCGAGGATCCGCTATGCCTGA
- a CDS encoding ABC transporter substrate-binding protein encodes MRGATHARWAACAAAVVLAASGCGGDSSASSDGGGVLSSSWGDPQNPLEPANTNEVQGGKVLDMIFRSLKRYNPTTGAAEDMLAQKIDTSDSQNYTITIKDGWTFSNGEAVTAKSFVNAWNYGASLKNNQRNAYFFSYIDGYDQVHPEDGSKQTADTLSGLKVVNDKTFTVKLNQKFSTFPDTLGYSAFAPLPQAFFDDHDAWVAKPVGNGPYTVDSYAKGSQMSLRKWDDYPGEDKAQNGGVDLKVYTDNNTAYTDLMAGNLDLVDDVPASQLKNAKSDLQGRYINSPAGIIQTLAFPFYDSDWNKSGSVKVRTGLSMAIDRKQITETIFQKTRTPATDWTSPVLGTDGGYQSGLCGNACVYNPAEAKKMVQEGGGLPGGQVKITYNADTGSHKEWVDAVCNSINNALDNDKACVGNPVGTFADFRSQITDRKMSGPFRAGWQMDYPLIQNFLQPLYYTNASSNDGKWSNKDFDNLVDQANAESDTAKAVQTFQKAEAVVRDNMAAIPLWYQNGSAGYSERLSEVKLNPFSVPVYNEIKVS; translated from the coding sequence ATGCGTGGAGCCACGCACGCCAGATGGGCCGCCTGCGCGGCGGCGGTAGTCCTCGCGGCGTCCGGCTGCGGCGGCGACAGCAGCGCCAGCAGCGACGGCGGCGGAGTGCTCAGTTCCTCCTGGGGCGATCCGCAGAACCCGCTGGAGCCGGCCAACACCAACGAGGTGCAGGGTGGCAAGGTCCTCGACATGATCTTCCGGAGCCTCAAGAGGTACAACCCGACGACGGGCGCCGCCGAGGACATGCTCGCCCAGAAGATCGACACCTCGGACTCGCAGAACTACACCATCACCATCAAGGACGGCTGGACGTTCAGCAATGGCGAGGCCGTCACCGCCAAGTCCTTCGTCAACGCCTGGAACTACGGCGCCAGTCTGAAGAACAACCAGAGGAACGCGTACTTCTTCAGCTACATCGACGGCTACGACCAGGTCCACCCGGAGGACGGCAGCAAGCAGACCGCCGACACCCTCTCCGGTCTCAAGGTCGTCAACGACAAGACCTTCACCGTCAAGCTGAACCAGAAGTTCTCGACGTTCCCGGACACCCTCGGATACTCCGCCTTCGCCCCGCTCCCGCAGGCCTTCTTCGACGACCACGACGCCTGGGTGGCGAAGCCGGTCGGCAACGGCCCGTACACCGTCGACTCGTACGCCAAGGGCTCCCAGATGTCCCTGCGCAAGTGGGACGACTACCCCGGCGAGGACAAGGCGCAGAACGGCGGCGTCGACCTGAAGGTCTACACCGACAACAACACCGCCTACACCGACCTGATGGCCGGCAACCTCGACCTGGTCGACGACGTCCCCGCCTCCCAGCTCAAGAACGCCAAGAGCGACCTCCAGGGCCGGTACATCAATTCCCCGGCCGGCATCATCCAGACGCTCGCCTTCCCGTTCTACGACAGCGACTGGAACAAGAGCGGGTCGGTCAAGGTCCGTACGGGCCTGTCCATGGCGATCGACCGGAAGCAGATCACGGAAACGATCTTCCAGAAGACCCGCACCCCCGCCACCGACTGGACCTCCCCGGTCCTCGGCACGGACGGCGGCTACCAGAGCGGCCTGTGCGGAAACGCCTGCGTGTACAACCCCGCCGAAGCCAAGAAGATGGTCCAGGAGGGCGGCGGGCTCCCGGGCGGCCAGGTCAAGATCACGTACAACGCGGACACCGGCTCCCACAAGGAGTGGGTCGACGCCGTCTGCAACTCCATCAACAACGCGCTCGACAACGACAAGGCCTGCGTCGGCAACCCGGTCGGCACCTTCGCCGACTTCCGCAGCCAGATCACCGACAGGAAGATGAGCGGGCCGTTCCGGGCCGGGTGGCAGATGGACTACCCCCTCATCCAGAACTTCCTCCAGCCGCTCTACTACACCAACGCCTCCTCCAACGACGGCAAGTGGTCCAACAAGGACTTCGACAACCTCGTCGACCAGGCCAACGCCGAGAGCGACACCGCCAAGGCCGTCCAGACCTTCCAGAAGGCCGAGGCGGTCGTCCGGGACAACATGGCCGCCATCCCGCTCTGGTACCAGAACGGCAGCGCCGGCTACTCGGAGCGGCTGTCCGAGGTGAAGCTCAACCCCTTCAGCGTCCCCGTCTACAACGAGATCAAGGTCAGCTGA